In the Hordeum vulgare subsp. vulgare chromosome 7H, MorexV3_pseudomolecules_assembly, whole genome shotgun sequence genome, one interval contains:
- the LOC123411596 gene encoding E3 ubiquitin-protein ligase RING1-like: MSSTEQRYYCHQCDRDVAIAAPASPDDEVFCPLCAGGFVEELLDDDQPPNPSTPHHHQMPQAPFFPFSSFLDLRNPSDLAGVLGPPSPSAPRAASAATNNNQFDVTDFLHGHLGGLLSGGATIQIVLEGSSFPAGFASFPAAAGVSLGDYFMGSGLEQLIQQLAENDPSRYGTPPAAKAAVAALPDVAVSADMMAADGGAQCAVCMDDFLLGAAAKQLPCNHVFHKDCILPWLDLHSSCPVCRHEMPTDDPDYDNHQRQAAAAAPAPAAAAPASPGGGPSPRVMERRFRISLPWPLRAAFAAQQAESSDQDAADYNNDPNASGRSYDDLD; encoded by the coding sequence ATGTCGTCGACGGAGCAGCGCTACTACTGCCACCAGTGCGACCGCGACGTCGCCATCGCCGCCCCGGCCTCGCCCGACGACGAGGTCTTCTGCCCGCTCTGCGCCGGGGGGTTCGTCGAGGAGCTCCTCGACGACGACCAGCCCCCAAACCCTAGcaccccccaccaccaccagatGCCGCAGGcccccttcttccccttctccagcttcctcgacCTCCGCAACCCCAGCGACCTCGCCGGGGTCCTCGGCCCGCCATCCCCATCCGCGCCCCGcgccgcctccgccgccaccAACAACAACCAGTTCGACGTCACCGACTTCCTCCACGGCCACCTCGGCGGCCTCCTCTCCGGCGGGGCCACCATCCAGATCGTCCTCGAGGGCTCCTCCTTCCCCGCCGGATTCGCCTccttccccgccgccgccggggtCAGCCTCGGCGACTACTTCATGGGCTCAGGCCTCGAGCAGCTCATCCAGCAGCTCGCCGAGAACGACCCCAGCCGCTACGGCACCCCGCCCGCCGCCaaggccgccgtcgccgccctgccCGACGTTGCCGTCTCCGCAGACATGATGGCCGCCGACGGGGGCGCCCAGTGCGCCGTCTGTATGGACGACTTCCTGCTAGGTGCCGCCGCCAAGCAGCTCCCCTGCAACCACGTCTTCCACAAGGACTGCATCCTGCCATGGCTCGACCTCCACAGCTCATGCCCCGTCTGCCGCCATGAGATGCCCACCGATGACCCTGACTATGACAACCACCAGCGCCAGGCAGCTGCCGCTGCCCCTGCCCCTGCCGCCGCGGCGCCTGCGTCTCCCGGTGGCGGCCCTTCGCCCAGGGTCATGGAGAGGAGGTTCAGGATCTCCCTGCCGTGGCCTCTCAGGGCCGCTTTTGCAGCGCAGCAGGCCGAGAGCAGCGACCAGGACGCTGCTGACTACAACAACGATCCGAATGCGAGCGGTCGCTCGTACGATGATCTCGACTGA
- the LOC123411110 gene encoding L-type lectin-domain containing receptor kinase SIT2-like: protein MEHPPTLRFSLQLQIFLSFVLSLAFLTTTTTTITQGQEEEEDQFVYSGFSGGGGTGLGLTLDGTATVTPDGVLKLTNGTLHLKGHAFYPTPCRFRKSPNGAVQSFSVTFVFCMVPVYSDQCTDGMTFLISPTKDFSGAQHSQYLGLLNKTTDGKPSNQIFAVELDSSQNTEFDDIDDNHVGIDINSLTSTQVRPAGFYDDKKGGAFNNLTLVSRKEMQVWVDYDADTTKITVTLAPLKVAKPSRPLVSTTYNLSTVLRDKSYLGFSASTGPINSLYCVLGWSLGINRAAPDIDMTKLPKLPRIGPKPRPKAMEIVLPIASATFIFLVGTSIVLLVRRRRKYAELHEDWEDEYGPHRFSYKDLFHATQGFHNKNLLGHGGFGKVYKGVLPVSKLEVAVKRVSHESKQGIKEFIAEIVSIGRIRHRNIVQLLGYCRRKGELLLVYEYMSNGSLDRYLYVQEEEDAPTLDWGRRFEIIKGVASGLFYLHERWEKVVVHRDIKASNVLVDGEMNGRLGDFGLSRLYEHGTDPQTTRVVGTMGYFAPELARTGKATPLTDVYAFGIFILEVTCGRRPIVDKGVEEDDGSEILVDWVVEHCRKGSLMETVDMRLRGSSSDPDEVCLALKIGLLCAHPFGNVRPSMRQVMKYLDGETPVPELMPTTLSYSMMGVLQNDGFSDYASLSATVSSRNGITSSSSFSAGR from the coding sequence ATGGAACATCCACCCACCCTTCGTTTCTCCTTACAACTTCAAATCTTTCTCTCCTTTGTCCTAAGCCTTGcattcctcaccaccaccaccaccaccatcactcagggtcaggaggaggaggaggaccaatTTGTCTACTCGGGCTTCTCCGGCGGTGGGGGTACCGGCCTCGGCCTCACCCTTGATGGCACAGCCACGGTTACACCAGATGGGGTTCTCAAGCTCACCAATGGCACTCTTCACCTCAAGGGTCATGCTTTCTACCCAACCCCATGCCGATTCCGCAAGTCGCCCAACGGGGCCGTGCAATCCTTCTCGGTCACCTTCGTGTTCTGCATGGTCCCCGTCTACTCGGATCAATGCACCGATGGCATGACTTTCCTGATCTCTCCCACCAAGGATTTCTCAGGTGCACAACACTCTCAATACTTGGGCCTCCTCAACAAAACAACCGATGGCAAGCCAAGCAACCAGATTTTTGCAGTCGAGCTTGATAGCAGCCAGAATACAGAGTTCGACGACATCGATGACAACCATGTCGGCATCGACATCAATAGCCTCACCTCCACCCAAGTCCGACCGGCTGGCTTCTATGATGACAAGAAGGGCGGTGCCTTCAACAACCTGACCCTCGTTAGCCGCAAAGAAATGCAGGTGTGGGTGGATTATGATGCAGATACCACAAAGATCACTGTGACCTTGGCTCCCCTCAAGGTAGCCAAACCGTCGAGGCCACTGGTCTCAACCACCTACAACCTCTCAACGGTGCTACGAGATAAGTCCTACCTCGGGTTCTCGGCTTCAACCGGTCCGATCAACTCACTGTACTGTGTGCTTGGGTGGAGCTTGGGCATAAACCGTGCTGCACCGGACATTGACATGACCAAGCTGCCAAAGCTGCCTCGGATTGGCCCCAAACCTCGGCCAAAAGCTATGGAGATCGTCCTACCAATAGCCAGCGCCACATTCATATTTCTTGTAGGAACAAGCATAGTCCTATTGGTGCGGAGGCGTAGGAAGTATGCCGAGCTACACGAAGATTGGGAGGACGAGTATGGGCCACACCGCTTCTCGTACAAGGATTTATTCCATGCTACTCAAGGGTTCCACAATAAGAACCTACTCGGTCATGGAGGATTCGGGAAGGTGTATAAGGGCGTGCTCCCGGTCTCTAAACTGGAGGTTGCGGTGAAGAGGGTGTCCCACGAGTCAAAGCAAGGAATAAAGGAGTTCATCGCCGAGATTGTGAGTATCGGCCGTATCCGCCACCGCAACATCGTCCAGTTACTTGGTTATTGTAGGAGAAAAGGTGAGCTCTTGTTGGTGTATGAGTATATGTCAAATGGCAGCCTTGACAGGTACTTGTACGTCCAAGAAGAAGAGGACGCGCCCACTCTAGATTGGGGTCGGAGGTTTGAAATCATCAAAGGCGTCGCGTCCGGCTTATTCTACCTTCATGAGAGGTGGGAGAAAGTCGTCGTCCACCGAGACATCAAAGCAAGCAATGTGCTTGTTGATGGTGAAATGAATGGGCGGCTAGGTGACTTTGGGCTTTCAAGGTTGTATGAGCATGGCACCGATCCGCAAACGACACGCGTGGTGGGCACCATGGGGTATTTCGCCCCGGAGCTAGCGCGCACCGGTAAGGCGACGCCTCTAACGGACGTTTACGCGTTCGGCATCTTCATCCTGGAGGTGACCTGCGGACGGAGGCCAATTGTTGACAAGGGTGTGGAAGAGGATGATGGTTCAGAGATACTGGTTGACTGGGTTGTGGAGCATTGCCGCAAAGGGTCGCTCATGGAGACAGTGGACATGAGGCTGCGAGGGAGCAGCAGCGACCCCGATGAGGTATGTTTGGCGTTGAAGATAGGATTGCTGTGTGCGCATCCGTTCGGTAATGTAAGGCCGAGCATGCGGCAAGTGATGAAGTACCTGGACGGCGAGACGCCGGTGCCGGAGCTGATGCCCACAACCTTGAGCTATAGCATGATGGGGGTGCTGCAGAATGATGGTTTCAGCGACTACGCATCACTGAGTGCCACGGTTAGCAGCAGGAATGGAATCACCTCCAGCTCCAGCTTCTCAGCTGGAAGATGA
- the LOC123412663 gene encoding EEF1A lysine methyltransferase 3 isoform X1: MDEAPVVMGAYGGPARRVESGASETMLLWGLLQPASHRQNAFARQGLPTFPIDACGRRLSLHQQPSSFRGASGVTGAVVWDSGVVLAKFLEHAADSGLLPVLRGARAVDLGAGCGLVSVVAALLGARVVATDLPDRVRLLRKNLEENVGDGDGGSATVAELVWGDEYELDPAPELVLGSDVVYSEEAVGDLVATLTRLAGPGTTVLLAGELRNDVVVECFLEAAMAAGFEIGCVEQDQWHPDFRTNRVAVFILVNKTPHRHRHT; this comes from the exons atGGACGAGGCGCCGGTGGTGATGGGCGCGTACGGTGGCCCGGCTCGCCGCGTGGAGAGCGGGGCGTCGGAGACGATGCTACTCTGGGGACTGCTCCAGCCGGCGTCGCACCGCCAGAACGCCTTCGCGCGGCAGGGCTTGCCCACCTTCCCCATCGACGCGTGCGGCCGCCGCCTCTCCCTCCACCAGCAGCCGTCCTCCttccggggagcctccggcgtcaCGGGCGCAGTGGTGTGGGACAGCGGCGTCGTGCTCGCCAAGTTCCTCGAGCACGCGGCCGACAGCGGCCTCCTGCCGGTGCTCAGGGGCGCGCGCGCCGTGGACCTCGGCGCCGGGTGCGGGCTCGTGTCCGTCGTGGCGGCGCTGCTCGGCGCGCGGGTGGTGGCCACCGACCTGCCCGACCGCGTCCGGCTGCTGCGCAAGAACCTCGAGGAGAACGTCGGGGATGGGGATGGCGGGTCGGCGACGGTGGCGGAGCTGGTGTGGGGCGACGAGTACGAGCTGGACCCGGCGCCGGAGCTGGTGCTGGGGTCGGACGTGGTGTACAGCGAGGAGGCCGTGGGCGACCTGGTGGCGACGCTCACCCGGCTCGCCGGGCCGGGCACCACCGTGCTGCTCGCCGGAGAGCTACGCAACG ACGTGGTGGTGGAGTGCTTCTTGGAGGCAGCCATGGCAGCGGGGTTCGAGATCGGGTGCGTGGAGCAGGACCAGTGGCACCCCGACTTCCGCACCAACCGCGTCGCCGTCTTCATCCTCGTCAACAAGACGCCGCATCGCCATCGCCATACCTGA
- the LOC123412663 gene encoding protein N-lysine methyltransferase METTL21A isoform X2: MDEAPVVMGAYGGPARRVESGASETMLLWGLLQPASHRQNAFARQGLPTFPIDACGRRLSLHQQPSSFRGASGVTGAVVWDSGVVLAKFLEHAADSGLLPVLRGARAVDLGAGCGLVSVVAALLGARVVATDLPDRVRLLRKNLEENVGDGDGGSATVAELVWGDEYELDPAPELVLGSDVVYSEEAVGDLVATLTRLAGPGTTVLLAGELRNVAR; the protein is encoded by the exons atGGACGAGGCGCCGGTGGTGATGGGCGCGTACGGTGGCCCGGCTCGCCGCGTGGAGAGCGGGGCGTCGGAGACGATGCTACTCTGGGGACTGCTCCAGCCGGCGTCGCACCGCCAGAACGCCTTCGCGCGGCAGGGCTTGCCCACCTTCCCCATCGACGCGTGCGGCCGCCGCCTCTCCCTCCACCAGCAGCCGTCCTCCttccggggagcctccggcgtcaCGGGCGCAGTGGTGTGGGACAGCGGCGTCGTGCTCGCCAAGTTCCTCGAGCACGCGGCCGACAGCGGCCTCCTGCCGGTGCTCAGGGGCGCGCGCGCCGTGGACCTCGGCGCCGGGTGCGGGCTCGTGTCCGTCGTGGCGGCGCTGCTCGGCGCGCGGGTGGTGGCCACCGACCTGCCCGACCGCGTCCGGCTGCTGCGCAAGAACCTCGAGGAGAACGTCGGGGATGGGGATGGCGGGTCGGCGACGGTGGCGGAGCTGGTGTGGGGCGACGAGTACGAGCTGGACCCGGCGCCGGAGCTGGTGCTGGGGTCGGACGTGGTGTACAGCGAGGAGGCCGTGGGCGACCTGGTGGCGACGCTCACCCGGCTCGCCGGGCCGGGCACCACCGTGCTGCTCGCCGGAGAGCTACGCAACG TTGCCAGATGA